One stretch of Riemerella columbina DNA includes these proteins:
- a CDS encoding nucleoside phosphorylase, translated as MIDQLAASELVLNEDGSVYHLNLLPEDIADKIILVGDPDRVARVSQYFDKIEIKKNKREFYTHTGVLRGERITVMSTGIGTENIDIVMNELDALVNIDLKNKEIKKEHHTLELFRLGTCGSVNPDIEVDQMLVTQNVVGLDGLLHFYQDYRFENEFSKKFLAKFPYENIKPMLYFSDWAEDISDYYKDAKYHGNTATFPGFYAPQGRQLRLKAVDDQFLETLNSLGVSNFEMETSAIYGLSKLLGHKALTVNCVIANRRRGEFSADHHASEKNMITWVLDRLIK; from the coding sequence ATGATTGATCAATTAGCGGCATCAGAATTGGTGCTTAATGAAGATGGCAGTGTATATCACCTTAATTTGTTACCCGAAGATATCGCGGACAAAATTATTTTAGTAGGCGATCCAGACCGTGTGGCAAGGGTTTCTCAGTATTTTGATAAAATAGAAATCAAGAAAAATAAAAGAGAATTCTACACCCATACTGGGGTGCTTCGTGGGGAGCGTATTACCGTAATGTCCACGGGAATAGGCACTGAGAACATTGATATTGTGATGAATGAACTGGATGCTTTAGTGAATATTGACCTTAAAAATAAGGAAATCAAAAAGGAACACCATACTCTAGAACTGTTTAGATTAGGGACTTGCGGTAGTGTGAACCCTGATATAGAAGTAGACCAAATGTTGGTAACGCAGAATGTGGTGGGCTTGGATGGGCTATTGCATTTTTATCAAGATTATCGCTTTGAAAATGAATTTTCTAAAAAATTCTTAGCCAAGTTTCCGTACGAAAATATTAAGCCAATGCTGTACTTTTCAGATTGGGCAGAGGATATTTCGGATTATTATAAAGATGCCAAATACCACGGTAACACGGCCACTTTCCCTGGGTTCTATGCGCCACAAGGCAGGCAATTGAGGCTGAAAGCGGTGGATGATCAGTTTTTGGAAACTTTAAATAGTTTGGGCGTTTCTAATTTTGAGATGGAAACTTCCGCTATTTATGGATTATCTAAGTTATTAGGACACAAGGCTTTAACGGTTAATTGTGTTATCGCTAACCGCCGCAGAGGAGAGTTTTCTGCCGACCACCATGCGTCGGAAAAAAATATGATCACTTGGGTTTTAGACCGACTGATTAAATAA
- the metG gene encoding methionine--tRNA ligase, which produces MAERKLITAALPYANGPVHIGHLAGVYIPADVYARFQRRLGKEVAFICGSDEHGIPITIRAKKEGVSPQDIVDQYHSIIKKSFEDLGISFDEYSRTTSPEHYKTASDFFLKMYEKGRFTEEVSEQFFDEQAGEFLADRYIVGTCPKCGNENAYGDQCEKCGSTLSPTELLNPKSMLSGNSPVLKPTKNWYLPLNEYEDFLNQWIIEGHKDDWKPNVYGQVKSWLNDGLKPRAMTRDLNWGIPVPLPDAEGKVLYVWFDAPIGYISFTKEWADKNGKDWRDFWQSEDSELIHFIGKDNIVFHCIIFPAMMKAHGDFIMPTNVPAFEFLNLENDKISTSRNWAVWANEYVEDFPEQQDVLRYALLSSAPETKDNNFTWKEFQTKNNSELVGIFGNFINRVAVLIHKYYQGVVPTGDANAPELQEIGKAAKEIHHYLEKFEFRNALSALMNLARFGNQYLQTEEPWKTIKTDEAKTAQTLFVGAQIAVALAQLCEPFMPFSSEKLLQMFRCTPLKWQDIEQQTVLIPTGHEIGEAALLFSKIEDEVIEAQILKLEQTKINNKKTNPNAEPMKEEITFDDFTKIDLRTATILEAEKVEKADKLLKFKVDTGVDVRTVVSGVAESFTPEECIGKQVMILLNLAPRKIRGIESQGMLLLTTKPDGKLSFVTPDDRVENGVSIG; this is translated from the coding sequence ATGGCAGAGAGAAAGTTAATCACAGCAGCCCTCCCTTACGCTAATGGTCCCGTGCATATTGGGCATTTGGCAGGGGTTTATATTCCGGCAGATGTCTATGCGAGATTTCAGCGGAGACTAGGCAAAGAAGTCGCGTTTATCTGCGGATCTGATGAGCACGGCATCCCCATCACCATCAGAGCGAAAAAAGAGGGTGTATCTCCTCAAGATATTGTAGATCAGTATCATAGCATTATTAAAAAATCTTTTGAAGATTTAGGAATTTCCTTTGATGAATACTCCCGAACCACCAGCCCAGAGCACTATAAAACCGCCTCTGATTTCTTCCTTAAAATGTATGAAAAAGGGCGTTTTACGGAAGAGGTTTCGGAGCAATTTTTTGATGAGCAAGCTGGTGAGTTTCTTGCCGATAGATATATTGTGGGCACTTGCCCTAAGTGTGGTAACGAGAATGCCTATGGCGACCAATGCGAAAAGTGCGGCTCCACTTTATCTCCCACAGAATTGCTCAATCCTAAATCAATGCTCAGCGGAAACAGCCCTGTCCTCAAACCGACCAAAAACTGGTATCTTCCACTTAATGAATACGAGGATTTCCTCAACCAATGGATTATAGAAGGGCACAAAGACGACTGGAAACCCAATGTTTATGGGCAGGTTAAATCTTGGCTCAATGATGGGCTAAAACCACGCGCTATGACCCGAGACCTTAACTGGGGAATCCCTGTGCCACTCCCTGATGCCGAAGGTAAGGTGCTCTATGTTTGGTTTGATGCGCCTATTGGTTACATCTCTTTCACCAAAGAATGGGCGGATAAAAACGGCAAAGATTGGAGAGACTTTTGGCAAAGTGAAGACTCGGAGCTGATTCACTTTATAGGGAAGGATAATATTGTCTTCCATTGTATTATTTTCCCAGCGATGATGAAGGCTCACGGTGATTTTATTATGCCGACTAATGTGCCAGCTTTTGAGTTTCTCAACCTTGAAAATGATAAAATCTCCACTTCCAGAAATTGGGCGGTTTGGGCGAATGAATATGTGGAAGATTTTCCAGAGCAACAGGATGTTCTCCGCTATGCTTTGCTTTCTTCAGCGCCAGAAACTAAGGACAACAACTTCACTTGGAAGGAGTTTCAAACCAAAAATAATTCGGAGTTGGTGGGGATTTTCGGTAACTTTATCAACCGTGTGGCGGTGCTCATCCACAAATATTATCAGGGAGTGGTGCCAACAGGTGATGCTAACGCTCCTGAGTTGCAGGAAATTGGTAAAGCGGCGAAAGAAATTCATCATTACTTAGAGAAATTTGAGTTTAGAAATGCACTTTCTGCCCTGATGAACCTTGCGCGCTTTGGAAACCAATACCTCCAAACCGAAGAGCCTTGGAAAACCATTAAAACCGATGAGGCTAAAACGGCTCAAACTTTATTTGTAGGCGCTCAGATTGCCGTGGCTTTAGCTCAATTATGCGAGCCTTTTATGCCGTTTAGCTCAGAAAAATTATTACAAATGTTCCGCTGTACGCCGCTCAAATGGCAAGATATAGAGCAACAAACCGTTCTCATCCCAACAGGACACGAAATCGGTGAAGCGGCTTTGTTATTCTCTAAAATAGAAGATGAAGTGATAGAAGCGCAGATTTTAAAACTGGAACAAACCAAAATCAACAATAAGAAAACGAACCCTAACGCAGAACCGATGAAAGAAGAGATTACTTTTGATGATTTCACGAAAATAGACCTTCGTACGGCAACCATATTAGAAGCCGAAAAGGTGGAAAAAGCCGATAAACTCCTTAAGTTTAAAGTGGACACTGGCGTAGATGTAAGAACCGTGGTTTCTGGTGTTGCCGAGAGCTTTACCCCTGAAGAATGCATCGGTAAACAGGTGATGATTCTCCTTAATTTAGCACCGAGAAAAATCCGAGGGATAGAGAGCCAAGGGATGCTCCTACTGACCACAAAACCAGATGGCAAACTTTCTTTTGTTACCCCTGATGACCGCGTGGAAAATGGCGTGAGCATCGGATAA
- the pncA gene encoding bifunctional nicotinamidase/pyrazinamidase: MKKALIVVDVQNDFCEGGALAVPHANEVIPYINALIQENDYDQIIFTQDWHPANHKSFASNQGKKVGDTITLNGIPQFMWPDHCVQNTHGAAFHPDLDMSRPHHIIQKGTNPEIDSYSAFKDNNHFMKTELADYLKSHDIQLVEIAGLALDYCVKYTCIDAVQEGFITCLHFNGTRAVNVRPENGRDAIYEMLQHGVTILG; the protein is encoded by the coding sequence ATGAAAAAAGCGTTAATCGTGGTGGATGTTCAGAATGATTTTTGCGAAGGTGGTGCCTTAGCGGTGCCTCACGCCAACGAGGTTATTCCTTACATCAATGCCCTGATCCAAGAGAATGATTATGACCAAATCATCTTCACACAAGATTGGCACCCAGCTAACCACAAAAGTTTCGCCTCTAACCAAGGTAAAAAAGTGGGCGATACCATTACCCTCAACGGTATTCCGCAGTTTATGTGGCCCGACCATTGTGTGCAGAACACCCATGGCGCTGCCTTTCATCCAGATTTGGATATGAGCCGTCCGCACCATATCATCCAAAAAGGCACCAACCCAGAAATAGACAGCTATAGCGCGTTTAAAGACAACAACCATTTTATGAAAACGGAACTCGCGGATTACCTTAAATCTCACGATATTCAGTTGGTGGAAATTGCTGGTTTGGCGTTAGATTATTGTGTAAAATACACTTGTATAGATGCTGTGCAAGAGGGCTTTATTACTTGTTTGCACTTTAATGGCACGCGTGCGGTTAATGTCCGCCCAGAGAATGGGAGAGATGCCATTTATGAAATGCTACAGCACGGCGTGACCATCTTAGGCTAA
- a CDS encoding BT0820 family HAD-type phosphatase, with product MLNNKKLAIDFDGTIVEDAYPGIGKPKVFAFETLKKLQMEGYRLILWTYRSGKTLEEAIEFCRKNGLEFYAVNSSFEGEVFDHTTQSRKIDADLFIDDRNLGGFPGWGEVYNIIKDRIEFKVEGKEVLAYSKMKKEKKKGLFW from the coding sequence ATGCTGAATAATAAAAAATTAGCCATAGATTTTGATGGCACCATTGTGGAAGATGCCTACCCAGGGATAGGAAAGCCAAAGGTGTTTGCCTTTGAAACCCTAAAAAAACTGCAGATGGAAGGCTATCGTTTAATATTATGGACCTACCGAAGTGGTAAAACTTTGGAAGAAGCCATAGAATTTTGCAGAAAAAATGGCTTAGAATTTTATGCCGTTAATTCCAGTTTTGAAGGCGAAGTCTTTGACCATACCACACAAAGCCGAAAAATAGATGCAGATTTATTCATTGATGATAGAAATTTAGGCGGTTTCCCAGGTTGGGGCGAGGTTTATAACATCATTAAAGATAGAATAGAATTTAAGGTAGAAGGCAAGGAAGTTCTGGCATATTCTAAAATGAAAAAAGAAAAGAAAAAAGGACTTTTCTGGTAA
- a CDS encoding DNA-deoxyinosine glycosylase — MESRIYSFAPVLSSASQILILGSIPGAQSLAMNQYYAHPQNQFWKIIFELLAVPYTTDYPQRIAVLQQHGIALWDVIESCERKGSLDATIKNEAVHNLHEVLARAPHIKSIYCNGQKSYQTTLKVLGKDFRLPIKPLPSTSPLHTIPYQEKLKVWQQILNDLG; from the coding sequence ATGGAGTCACGGATTTATAGCTTTGCACCTGTGCTATCTTCGGCATCTCAAATTCTAATATTGGGCTCTATCCCAGGGGCGCAATCTTTAGCAATGAATCAATATTACGCTCACCCTCAAAATCAGTTTTGGAAAATCATTTTTGAACTCTTGGCAGTGCCTTATACCACGGACTATCCACAACGGATTGCGGTGCTCCAGCAACACGGCATTGCCCTTTGGGATGTGATAGAAAGTTGCGAACGCAAAGGCAGTTTAGATGCCACCATTAAGAACGAAGCGGTGCATAACCTCCACGAGGTTTTGGCACGAGCGCCACATATCAAAAGCATTTATTGCAATGGGCAGAAATCCTACCAAACCACGCTAAAAGTCTTAGGCAAAGATTTTAGACTGCCCATAAAACCACTGCCTTCCACCAGTCCGCTGCATACCATTCCATACCAAGAGAAATTGAAAGTCTGGCAACAGATTTTAAATGATTTAGGTTGA
- a CDS encoding translation initiation factor: MDLREQLKNLFPDHIEQEIETPETPFVQKAPLICKYEKKGRNGKPVTLIEGFEGDHSALKQLSKKIKTTLGIGGSEKDGYIIIQGDHRDKIMDILHQMGYKTKRVGG, encoded by the coding sequence ATGGATTTAAGAGAGCAATTAAAAAATTTATTCCCAGACCATATAGAACAAGAGATTGAGACACCCGAAACGCCTTTTGTACAGAAAGCACCACTCATCTGCAAGTATGAAAAAAAAGGGAGAAATGGTAAGCCCGTCACTTTGATAGAAGGCTTTGAGGGCGACCATTCGGCGCTAAAACAACTCTCTAAAAAGATAAAAACCACGCTCGGTATCGGTGGTTCTGAAAAGGATGGTTATATTATCATTCAGGGCGACCATAGAGACAAAATTATGGATATTTTGCACCAAATGGGCTACAAAACCAAACGCGTGGGTGGATAG
- the crcB gene encoding fluoride efflux transporter CrcB yields MKTFLYIFLGGGIGSVLRFYGSAFTQNWLKWYTFPIGTLFVNTIGCLLIGLFSAYFIKNDPQGLKFLFITGFCGGFTTFSTFSYETVILWQNQNYTTLFFYLILSLALGILATILGLQLGRI; encoded by the coding sequence ATGAAGACTTTTCTTTATATTTTTTTAGGCGGAGGCATAGGCAGCGTGTTGCGGTTCTATGGCTCCGCTTTTACTCAAAATTGGCTTAAATGGTATACATTTCCCATTGGAACGCTCTTCGTTAATACGATAGGATGTCTTTTAATAGGGCTTTTTTCTGCTTATTTTATTAAAAATGATCCACAAGGGTTGAAGTTTTTATTCATCACAGGGTTTTGTGGTGGCTTTACCACTTTCTCTACTTTTTCTTATGAAACTGTGATTTTATGGCAGAATCAGAACTATACGACGCTCTTTTTTTACTTGATTTTAAGCTTAGCTCTCGGAATTTTGGCTACTATTTTAGGGTTACAATTGGGTAGGATTTAA
- a CDS encoding SPFH domain-containing protein, whose translation MMTLFVAGSIGAILFFGIVFLSFFGLWFIVKQQTAVVVERLGKFHSVRNSGFNLKIPFIDQIAGRISLKIQQLDVVVETKTKDDVFVKLKVSTQYLVIKDKVYDAFYKLDNPQAQITSYIFDVVRAEVPKLRLDDVFEKKDDIAIAVKSELQEAMNDYGYDIIKTLVTDIDPDEQVKHAMNRINASEREKIAAQYEGDAQRILIVEKAKAEAESKRLQGQGIADQRREIAKGLEESVNVLNKVGINSQEASALIVVTQHYDTLSSIGGTNKSNLILLPNSPSAAGDMLNNMIASFSTANIIGEEMKKKNNQR comes from the coding sequence ATGATGACTTTATTTGTTGCTGGCTCTATAGGTGCCATTTTATTTTTCGGAATTGTATTCCTTAGTTTTTTTGGCTTGTGGTTTATTGTGAAACAGCAAACTGCCGTGGTGGTGGAGCGTTTGGGGAAATTCCATAGCGTGCGAAACTCAGGCTTCAACCTTAAAATTCCCTTTATAGATCAAATTGCAGGGCGTATTTCTTTGAAAATCCAGCAGTTAGATGTGGTGGTGGAGACCAAAACCAAAGATGATGTTTTCGTGAAATTAAAGGTATCTACACAGTATCTGGTGATTAAAGATAAGGTTTATGATGCTTTCTACAAGCTGGATAATCCGCAGGCGCAAATTACCTCTTACATCTTTGATGTGGTGCGTGCTGAGGTGCCAAAATTGAGGTTAGATGATGTGTTTGAGAAGAAAGACGACATCGCTATTGCGGTAAAATCTGAACTCCAAGAAGCAATGAACGATTATGGTTATGATATCATCAAAACTTTGGTAACGGATATAGACCCTGATGAACAGGTGAAACACGCGATGAACCGTATTAACGCTTCTGAGCGAGAAAAAATAGCGGCTCAGTATGAAGGAGATGCACAGCGCATTCTCATCGTGGAAAAAGCAAAAGCGGAAGCGGAAAGCAAAAGGCTACAAGGACAAGGGATTGCAGACCAAAGACGCGAGATTGCCAAAGGGCTGGAAGAGTCTGTGAATGTTCTTAATAAGGTGGGCATCAACTCCCAAGAGGCTTCGGCTTTAATTGTGGTGACCCAGCATTATGACACGCTTTCTTCCATCGGTGGTACCAATAAATCTAACCTGATTTTATTGCCAAACTCTCCGAGTGCTGCTGGCGATATGCTCAACAATATGATCGCCTCGTTCTCCACCGCCAACATCATCGGCGAAGAGATGAAGAAGAAAAATAATCAGCGCTAA
- the gpmI gene encoding 2,3-bisphosphoglycerate-independent phosphoglycerate mutase, with protein sequence MSKKALLAILDGWGIGKDDKISAIAQAKTPFIDSCYQKYPNTTLEASGLAVGLPAGQMGNSEVGHMNLGAGRVVFQNLVKLNIAVENNTLAQEKVIVDALEYAKNNNKNIHFIGLVSDGGVHSHINHLKGLLSTTADFGLTEGVYVHAFTDGRDCDPHSGKGFIEDLQAFMAKTTGKLATIVGRYYAMDRDRRWERVKLAYDAMVNAIGTSTQNPIEAIQVSYDEGVTDEFLKPIIVLDEAFHPVAKIQEGDVVVSFNFRTDRGREITEVLTQQSFPEFGMKPLALHYVTLTNYDKAFKNINVVFDEEVLQQTLGEVLASYGKSQIRVAETEKYPHVTFFFSGGREKVFENESRILCPSPKDVPTYDLKPEMSAYDITERIVPAIEEESADFICLNFANTDMVGHTGVFEAAMKAAEAVDQCIKKVATTAYEHGYTVFILADHGNSDVMINPDGSPNTQHSTNLVPLIVIDKDRTWQLKPGKLGDVAPSILKVMGLPIPEVMTGDILVS encoded by the coding sequence ATGTCAAAAAAAGCATTATTAGCCATATTAGATGGCTGGGGCATAGGGAAAGATGATAAAATTTCTGCCATAGCCCAAGCCAAAACGCCATTTATAGATTCTTGCTATCAAAAATATCCGAATACCACACTGGAAGCCAGTGGATTAGCCGTAGGACTACCCGCAGGACAAATGGGAAACTCCGAGGTGGGACATATGAATTTAGGCGCTGGGCGCGTGGTTTTTCAGAATTTAGTCAAACTGAATATCGCGGTGGAAAACAATACTTTAGCTCAAGAAAAAGTTATTGTGGATGCCTTGGAATACGCTAAAAACAACAATAAAAACATCCATTTTATCGGCTTAGTGTCAGATGGTGGCGTGCATTCTCACATCAACCATTTAAAGGGATTACTATCCACCACGGCAGATTTCGGACTTACTGAAGGCGTTTATGTTCACGCATTTACCGATGGTAGGGATTGTGATCCTCATTCTGGCAAGGGCTTTATAGAAGATTTACAAGCCTTTATGGCGAAAACCACGGGCAAATTAGCCACCATTGTGGGGCGCTATTACGCTATGGATAGAGACCGCCGCTGGGAACGCGTTAAACTGGCTTATGATGCGATGGTCAACGCCATAGGAACTTCTACACAAAACCCTATTGAAGCCATACAAGTCTCTTATGATGAAGGGGTTACAGATGAATTTTTGAAGCCAATTATCGTTTTAGATGAAGCCTTTCATCCTGTGGCAAAAATCCAAGAAGGTGATGTGGTGGTGAGCTTTAATTTCCGTACCGACCGTGGTCGCGAGATTACCGAAGTGCTTACCCAGCAATCGTTTCCAGAGTTTGGGATGAAGCCGCTTGCCTTGCATTATGTTACACTGACCAATTATGATAAAGCATTTAAAAATATCAATGTCGTTTTTGATGAAGAAGTCCTCCAACAGACCTTGGGCGAGGTTTTAGCCTCTTACGGAAAATCTCAAATCCGAGTGGCAGAGACCGAAAAATATCCTCATGTGACCTTTTTCTTTTCAGGCGGAAGAGAGAAAGTTTTTGAGAATGAAAGCCGGATCCTTTGTCCAAGCCCCAAAGATGTGCCTACTTACGACTTAAAGCCAGAAATGTCCGCCTACGATATTACGGAGCGGATTGTGCCTGCGATAGAAGAAGAGTCAGCGGATTTTATTTGTTTAAATTTCGCCAATACCGATATGGTGGGGCATACAGGCGTTTTTGAAGCTGCAATGAAAGCCGCCGAAGCCGTAGACCAATGCATTAAAAAAGTGGCTACAACCGCTTATGAGCACGGCTACACTGTTTTTATTTTGGCTGACCACGGCAATTCTGATGTGATGATCAACCCAGATGGAAGCCCTAATACTCAGCATTCTACCAACTTGGTGCCTCTCATTGTGATTGATAAAGACCGTACTTGGCAGCTCAAACCAGGGAAATTGGGCGATGTAGCACCAAGCATTCTCAAAGTGATGGGATTACCTATTCCAGAAGTGATGACGGGAGATATTTTGGTATCTTAG
- a CDS encoding Crp/Fnr family transcriptional regulator, producing MQNFNHHLSEVLELPPDTLSACEGLYTIKKVKKGQLILQAGEVGDFTVFVEKGLLRMYSIDRDGKEHIIQFAPEHWLISDRNSLFFGETSQFYIEAIEDSEVLILDAEFFTQLVKRFPQMAKPQDILLQKHIRNLQNRVNALLGASAEERYLDFIKMYPDILLRVPQWMVASYLGITPESLSRVRKHLAERNFKPQQ from the coding sequence ATGCAGAATTTTAATCACCACCTTTCGGAGGTTTTAGAGCTTCCACCAGATACGCTTTCCGCTTGCGAGGGGCTTTATACCATTAAAAAAGTGAAAAAAGGGCAGTTGATCTTGCAGGCTGGCGAGGTAGGAGATTTTACCGTTTTCGTGGAAAAAGGATTGCTGCGGATGTACTCTATAGACCGAGATGGCAAGGAACACATCATCCAATTTGCACCAGAGCATTGGCTCATTTCCGACCGAAATAGTTTGTTTTTTGGGGAAACTTCTCAGTTTTATATTGAAGCGATAGAAGACAGCGAGGTGCTGATTTTAGATGCTGAATTTTTTACACAGCTGGTCAAGCGCTTTCCACAAATGGCAAAACCGCAAGATATTCTGTTGCAAAAACACATTCGGAATTTGCAAAATCGTGTGAATGCCCTTTTGGGCGCCTCGGCAGAGGAACGGTATTTGGATTTCATCAAAATGTATCCCGATATTTTGCTGAGGGTGCCGCAGTGGATGGTGGCTTCTTATTTAGGCATTACGCCCGAAAGTCTAAGCCGTGTGCGGAAACATTTGGCAGAGCGCAATTTTAAACCTCAACAATAA
- the map gene encoding type I methionyl aminopeptidase, giving the protein MIQLKTIEELRLMRESAQLVSKTLGMLAKEIQPGVTTNHLDQLAADYIRDHGGEPAFLGMYGFPKNLCISPNEEVVHGIPNDKPLKEGDILSVDCGVYMNGFYGDHAYSFEVGEVAPEVKKLLKVTKESLYKGIAQCVRGKRVGDISYAIQSYCEAHGYGVVRELVGHGLGRKMHEDPQVPNYGRKGSGKVLKDGIALAIEPMINLGTHEVVFHSDGWTVTSKDRSPSAHFEHDVCIIKGKPVLLSTFKYIYEALGIQSDEEAPFTMNF; this is encoded by the coding sequence TTGATACAATTAAAAACGATAGAGGAACTACGGCTGATGCGGGAGAGCGCACAGTTGGTTTCTAAAACCCTCGGGATGTTAGCAAAGGAAATTCAGCCTGGGGTAACCACCAACCATTTAGATCAATTGGCGGCAGATTATATCCGTGACCACGGCGGCGAGCCCGCTTTTTTAGGGATGTATGGCTTTCCTAAAAACCTCTGCATTTCTCCAAACGAAGAGGTGGTACACGGCATTCCCAACGACAAACCATTGAAGGAGGGCGATATTCTCTCCGTAGATTGTGGCGTTTATATGAATGGTTTTTATGGTGACCACGCCTATTCTTTTGAGGTGGGCGAGGTGGCTCCAGAGGTTAAAAAACTCCTCAAAGTGACCAAAGAATCTTTATATAAAGGCATAGCGCAATGCGTGCGTGGCAAGCGCGTGGGCGATATTTCTTACGCCATACAATCTTATTGCGAAGCTCACGGCTACGGTGTGGTCAGGGAGTTGGTAGGGCACGGTTTGGGCAGAAAAATGCACGAAGATCCACAAGTGCCAAATTATGGCAGAAAAGGCAGTGGCAAAGTGCTAAAAGACGGCATCGCACTCGCTATAGAACCGATGATCAATCTGGGCACTCACGAAGTGGTTTTCCATTCTGATGGGTGGACGGTGACCAGCAAAGACCGCTCGCCATCGGCACATTTTGAGCACGATGTCTGCATAATTAAAGGTAAGCCTGTGCTCCTTTCCACTTTCAAATACATTTATGAAGCCTTAGGCATCCAGAGCGATGAAGAGGCACCTTTCACGATGAATTTTTAA
- a CDS encoding mechanosensitive ion channel family protein codes for MDKEIKDFNGLLYDSWLNFLENLPAIAMAILVFLIGFFIIKYVSKIATNLIEKKSDDPLVSDFLVNIISFILMLFLIVICMSILGWGSITDKILAGAGISTFVIGFALKDIGENFLAGILMAFKKPFRVGDLIEVEGIKGKVARMSLRETNIKTLDGKDVFVPNGLILKNPLQNYTLDNYLRNDFLIGLDYDDDVETVLAIIEETVKSFSEIEKTPAPSVYIEELAASTVNVRVMYWIQTADMTVPSSKLKSRIMLKVYKTVLQKGYKLPADILEVKLDQPVPQSKTN; via the coding sequence ATGGATAAAGAAATCAAAGATTTTAATGGTTTACTGTATGATTCGTGGTTAAATTTTCTTGAAAATCTACCAGCCATTGCTATGGCAATTTTGGTATTTTTAATAGGTTTTTTTATCATCAAATACGTCAGTAAAATCGCAACCAATTTGATTGAAAAGAAGTCTGACGACCCTTTGGTTAGTGATTTTTTGGTCAATATTATTTCATTCATTTTGATGCTTTTCCTCATCGTGATTTGTATGAGTATTTTGGGGTGGGGCAGCATTACGGATAAAATTTTGGCTGGAGCTGGGATTAGCACCTTTGTGATTGGTTTTGCCTTAAAAGATATTGGCGAAAATTTCTTAGCGGGTATCCTTATGGCGTTTAAAAAACCCTTTCGTGTAGGGGATTTAATAGAAGTAGAAGGCATTAAAGGTAAGGTGGCCCGAATGTCTTTGAGAGAAACCAACATCAAAACTTTAGATGGTAAAGATGTTTTTGTGCCCAATGGTTTGATTTTGAAAAATCCGTTACAAAACTACACTTTAGATAATTATTTGAGAAATGATTTTCTTATCGGATTAGATTACGATGATGATGTGGAGACTGTTTTGGCGATTATAGAAGAAACGGTCAAGAGTTTTTCGGAAATAGAAAAAACGCCAGCACCAAGCGTTTATATTGAAGAATTAGCCGCCAGCACGGTGAATGTTCGTGTGATGTATTGGATACAAACGGCGGATATGACAGTGCCTTCCAGCAAACTTAAAAGTAGAATTATGCTGAAAGTTTATAAAACGGTGCTCCAAAAAGGTTATAAACTTCCTGCCGATATTTTGGAGGTGAAGTTAGACCAACCCGTGCCACAGAGTAAAACCAACTGA